Proteins encoded by one window of Lathyrus oleraceus cultivar Zhongwan6 chromosome 1, CAAS_Psat_ZW6_1.0, whole genome shotgun sequence:
- the LOC127136986 gene encoding probable aquaporin TIP2-2, which produces MVKIGFGTFDDSFSIASLKAYLSEFIATLIFVFAGVGSAIAYNELTSDAALDPAGLVAVAVAHAFALFVGVSIAANISGGHLNPAVTFGLAIGGNITILTGFFYWIAQLLGSIVASLLLNYVTAKSVPTHGVAAGLNPIAGLVFEIIITFGLVYTVYATAADPKKGSLGTIAPIAIGFVVGANILVAGPFSGGSMNPARSFGPAVVNGNFADNWIYWAGPLIGGGLAGLIYGDIFIGSYAPAPVTETYP; this is translated from the exons ATGGTGAAGATAGGTTTTGGTACCTTTGATGACTCTTTTAGCATTGCCTCACTTAAGGCTTATTTATCAGAGTTCATTGCCACTTTGATTTTTGTCTTTGCTGGAGTTGGATCAGCCATTGCTTACA ATGAATTAACATCAGATGCAGCCTTGGATCCAGCTGGTCTAGTGGCAGTAGCTGTGGCTCATGCATTTGCACTATTTGTTGGTGTGTCCATAGCAGCCAACATCTCAGGTGGACATTTGAACCCGGCTGTCACTTTTGGTTTAGCTATTGGTGGCAACATCACCATCCTAACTGGTTTCTTCTATTGGATCGCCCAATTACTTGGCTCCATCGTCGCATCTCTCCTCCTCAACTATGTCACCGCTAAG AGTGTTCCAACTCATGGTGTTGCTGCTGGATTGAACCCTATTGCAGGATTAGTCTTTGAGATTATAATAACATTTGGGTTGGTTTACACCGTTTATGCCACAGCAGCTGACCCCAAAAAGGGTTCATTAGGAACCATTGCACCAATCGCCATTGGGTTTGTTGTGGGTGCCAACATCTTAGTGGCCGGTCCATTCAGCGGCGGGTCAATGAACCCGGCTCGCTCATTCGGTCCAGCTGTGGTTAATGGAAACTTTGCTGATAATTGGATTTACTGGGCTGGTCCATTGATAGGAGGAGGCTTGGCTGGGTTGATTTATGGTGACATCTTTATTGGTTCATATGCTCCGGCGCCAGTAACCGAAACATACCCTTAA